CGGCCTCGCTCAGCTTCCTGTGCAATCTACAAAGGAACACATCGATGATCTTCGGGTCGTCCGCGATGTGGAGAATGCGCGTGTGCCGCCCCTGTGTGGTTTTCTACGCGGCATGTCCCGGCATTCGGACGCGGCGGCCATAAAGCGAGGCCTGCCGCGTCCGCCCTCTTAGCCCGGGGGAGAGATCAGGAGGGGCACCCGGATAGTGGCGCAAATCGCGGCCCGGCCATATTCGGGTTGATCCCTTACGGATCACTACATAACCCCCGAGTGGCAAACGCCGCGCGGATCATGCCGATCAGTTCGTCGTCAGAGGCAGGTTTGTTGAGCAAAGAGGCACCATATCGCCACGCCTCCGCTTCCACGGCGTGGTCCGCTCGTCCCGTGAGGATAATCGCCGGCGTATTCACGCCCCAGCCGCGCAGAAGCGCGAGGAGAGCAATGCCGCTGAGGCCCGGCATATGGACATCGAAGATCAGGCAACCCGCCAGCGTGGCATCAAACGCAGCAAGAAATGCGCCCGACGATCCGTAGCCCCGCGCCGGAACACCGGCCGCTTCGAGCAGCAGGAGAGCCGATTCCCGGACCGCGTCATCGTCATCGACGACATATGCCAGCCATTCTGAAACCTCGCTCACATCCGTCTCACCATGTTTGGCCGACTTTAAACCTAGGCGGCACCCAAGGGGTCGGCCATACGTGCCATTGCCTAGTTTCCGGGTCCGGACTGGTACGCGATCGCAATGCGAACGAGATCGGAGAGACTGCGGGCGTTCATCTTGTCCATGATGTGGGCGCGATGGATTTCGACGGTACGCGGCGAAATACCGAGTTCATAAGCGGCAACCTTGTTTGAACGCCCCATCACCAATTGGTCCAGGACATTGCGCTCGCGTGGAGTCAGCAACGCAAGCAGGCGCTCGGCTGCCGCAACCTCCGCGGCCTTGACCCGGGTTTTCTGGCCGATCTCCAAGGCCCGTCGGATGCTGGTGAGCAACACCTCGTCGTCGAACGGCTTTTCGATGAAGTCGACCGCCCCCGCCTTCATCGCCCGCACCGCAAGCGGTACATCGCCATGGCCGGTGATGACAATGACCGGTATTGGCATGTTTCGTCTGATCATCTCTTCCTGAAGTTCCAGACCGTCCATTTCGGGCATGCGGATGTCCGCCACAAGACAACCGCCACCGGTTCGATCGGCGAGAAATGCCTTGGCGGAATCGTGATCGCGAACGATATAGCCGGCTGACTCCATCAGGACGCGAAGCGAGTCGCGTACGCCGGGATCGTCATCCACGACGAATATCGTTTTCTCGGCGCTCATACGGCAGCCTCCTTCGGATTGACAAGCGGCAGGCGGAAGCGGAACGCCGCGCCGGAACCGTCATAGGGAAGGGCGGTGGTGCTCCTCTTTGTCGCGTCGGTATCTTGCGCAAAAAGACGAATGACCACCACAATTACTTAAATGTTCGCAATATAGCAAATTTCGTCTTGCTGCGTTTCTCATAGACGTCAACGCCCCTCTTCTACGCAGTTTTGCCTAGCGGAAAGACCTAATTGTCGAAATCGGCGCCGCCGACGCATCTTCGACTTGCCGGTTGAACGCGCGGGAGCGGGGATGCGGACATGCGATTCAAATAGCCTGACGCCTCAGGAGCGTGCCGCGGAGATCGCGCGCGACCTCCGCGCCTATGCGGAAGCCGGCGCAGATCCACGCTATGCTGCAAAACTGCTTGCCGCCGCGGCCGAACTCGATGCACTTGCCGGTGCGTACAACCAGCAAATCGCCAATCGTCACGGTTAGTTGATGCCGCGTACAGCTTGCGATGTTCCAGACTCCACAACCGCGCAGATCGCGCTATAGCCGGCCCATCCCAGACAGCCGTTGGGCTCCTGCTGTGCCGTATGGATGCCCGTTCACAATCCGCTCATGCAACGGCTACGTCGGATGCGATGGCAGCTTCAAAGCGTTCCAAGTCGGTTCGGTCCTCGAAGCTCACCAGCGTTGATCCCAACGGCAATCTCGTCAATGAGAGCGACAAGATCCGGCCGTCGGCCCGCGCGAGGCGGCCCCAATCGCCATAGCGCGCCGGCTCGTTTGATACGACGCCCGACTGCACCGCGCTCCAGATCCCGTCGCGACCGAAACGCGTGAGACAAAGCGCCGACAGCGTCGTCAGGTGCGGCTCGGCCTGCAGATCGGACTCATCGAGATGCCAAAGTCTTGCGAATGCGGCATTGTGCATCTTCAGACGCCCGTCCGGGCCGAATACGGCCATGCCGTCCTCGATGGTGTCCAGTGTCGCGCGTTGTGTCGCCGTCAGCATGTGAAGTGAAGTACTGAGACGCAGCGCTTCGCTGACATCTTCGAAAATGTAGTACACGCCACCCAGAAGATAGGGATACGCTCTTACGCGCACGCTCACGCCGCCCGGCACATGCCATGCTTCGTCGAGCTGGCCGTCATCCGTTTCGAATAGCTTCAGGTGCTCCTTCTTCCAATTCTGGAAATCACGCTGTTCTGGAAGCCGCCGAACCTCGCGCAGTCGATCGAAGATGTCCTCGATCGCCGGATGCGTCTCGAGCCATGCCTCGGGCAGACCCCACATTTGCGAGAATTTCCGATTCGAGAACGCCAACCGCCGGTCCGAGCCGAACAGTGCTACGGCGACCTCGACCTTATCGAGCAAATCGGCATTTGCATCGGCATCAAGCCTGATTTGGGCCTCGGCCTGTGCGGTCTCCGTCACGTCGAGCGCCATACCTGCAACCTGGGCGCTCGGCAAGCGCACCATATCGACGGACAGTGCGCGACGCCGACCTTCGACGACGGCATACCGCCGTTCGCCCATGACGTCGTTGCCTTCTAGTACGGCACCCACCAGATCTCGCTCGGAGCGGACGAGGCGCTGGTCGGATCGGCGCGCGGCATCCAGCGTGATTGCGCCGATCGTGCCCAGAAATGCACGATTCGCCCAGGTCAGCGCGAAACTGCGGTCGCGAATCCATAGCGGCATGGGGATGGCCTCCAGCATCGTCTGGAAATCGCGCGCGCGTCCTGTCGTCTCGTCTTCGATGCGCATGAAGATCGCGGCCCGACTGCCGACAACGCAGCCTTGGACGGCGACCCCCTGGTGAATCGCCGTGCGGGCGGTCAGGACGAACGGCGCCCCGGCTTCGAGAAGCGATTTCATCCGGGCTGCAAGCGTTGTGGAATCGGAGCCGGCAAGACAGGCTTGAAGGAGGGCGCTACCGCCCCGATAGCTCAGGGGCGCCGGCATGTCGGCTCCCATGACCACGATCGCCTCCGGGCAGGCGCTGATCATCGCCTCGCGGAATCGAATTTCCGATTGCGCGCGCGCCAGATTCTGGTTCATGGCATGCTGCCCGGCAGCGCGGCGTCCCCTCTCGACCAGCGCCCAGAAGCAGCCAAGGATACAAACCAGGAGCGATGCCACGACGATGGCAGCCATGGCGAGTTCACCCTGCTGCGGCTTGTGCCCGCCGAGAGCGCCAAGGCCGGTCGCGAGACTGGAGGTCCATATCGTGAGCTGGACGAAAGCGCTGAAGATCGCACTGACGATATCGTGCATGGCAACGGATCCCGATGAAATGAGCGGCCAGGCTTTGCGGCCGCGAGCGAAGCCGCCGGCTAGTGCAAGGAATCACCTTCGGCCAAGCTGCATAGAACTTCGACATTCCGCAGCAGGAGTTCGTGAACGCTGGGAACCAGCAACACGCCGTCGTTCTTTAGCGCCGTGATTGCCCGGCAGACCGTTTCGATCGTAAGACCGAGATGATCGGCGATGTCCTGTCGACCCATCGGGAGCGTCAGCCGACCGGTTTCGATAGCACCGGTCCGTTCCGCGAACCGGACGATGAACGATGCGACGCGTTCCTTGGCGCTCTGACAGCCCAGGATGAAGGTATGGAGCTGTGCGCTCAACAGGTCGGTCGACAGGTGCGAAAGCACGTTGGCACGGAAGCGCGCGTCGCACTCCGCGACGCGATCGAGCTGAGTCCGCGAATAGGCGACGAGAACGGCGTCGCCGACCGCCTCCGCCGTGAAGGCCTGTTGTTGCCCGCCGAGCACCCCGAACAGGTCTCCCGCCAGCGCGAATTCGGCGATATGGCGACGGCCGTCGGGCGTATGACGGCAAAGTCGGATCGTTCCACTCACGATCCGATAAATATGCTGAGCCGGATCGCCCTCCTGGAAGATCATTTCGTTGCGAGACAACTTGAGTCTTGCCCCGGCGTCGCGCAACAGAACCAAGTGCTCGTGCAGCGTCGTGGGCGCAACCGGCGGAGCCGCGGCGATCGCAACCGCGGAATGCGGCAGAACGATGCTGCGAGGCTGTTCGTGCGCGGCATTGAGTGACATGTCGATGTTTCCCGTTCGATCGGTGCAATTGCTGCGAGACCGTTGGAGCATCGTTAAGAATGAATCGAATCAATAGCTGGGACTTCCGCGTACGGAGAATCGCAGGGTCTGGAATAAGGCGTTCTCCCTATGCACATGGAGCATCGATCGCCTCGGCGCAAATCTGCACAGCTCGCCACTATGTAGTTTGCCCAGATATCGCTTCGTGCCGTCGCGACTTCGACACTTGCGTATTCCGGCGCCGGATCGAGCGGATCAGGCCGGAATCACATCGACGCCAACCTCTACGACATGTTCGCTCCCGCCGGTGATCACGCCATTGAGCGGTGCCACGTCGCCATAATCCCGGCCCCAGGCCAGTGTCACGTGGCCGTCGCTGACCCGCACGTCATTCGTCGGATCCAGATCGACCCAGCCAAAGGGCGGCGCCCAGACGGAGAACCAGGCATGGCTGGCATCGGCGCCAAGCAAGCGGGGCTGGCCCGGCGACGGTTTGGTCAGGAGGTAACCGCTTACATAGCGTCCGGCGAGGCCCAGCGCGCGCAGACAGGCGATGGCGGCATGCGCGAGGTCCTGGCAGACACCCGAGCGGATCTCGAACACG
The nucleotide sequence above comes from Rhizomicrobium sp.. Encoded proteins:
- a CDS encoding response regulator, with the protein product MSEVSEWLAYVVDDDDAVRESALLLLEAAGVPARGYGSSGAFLAAFDATLAGCLIFDVHMPGLSGIALLALLRGWGVNTPAIILTGRADHAVEAEAWRYGASLLNKPASDDELIGMIRAAFATRGLCSDP
- the fixJ gene encoding response regulator FixJ encodes the protein MSAEKTIFVVDDDPGVRDSLRVLMESAGYIVRDHDSAKAFLADRTGGGCLVADIRMPEMDGLELQEEMIRRNMPIPVIVITGHGDVPLAVRAMKAGAVDFIEKPFDDEVLLTSIRRALEIGQKTRVKAAEVAAAERLLALLTPRERNVLDQLVMGRSNKVAAYELGISPRTVEIHRAHIMDKMNARSLSDLVRIAIAYQSGPGN
- a CDS encoding PAS-domain containing protein, which encodes MHDIVSAIFSAFVQLTIWTSSLATGLGALGGHKPQQGELAMAAIVVASLLVCILGCFWALVERGRRAAGQHAMNQNLARAQSEIRFREAMISACPEAIVVMGADMPAPLSYRGGSALLQACLAGSDSTTLAARMKSLLEAGAPFVLTARTAIHQGVAVQGCVVGSRAAIFMRIEDETTGRARDFQTMLEAIPMPLWIRDRSFALTWANRAFLGTIGAITLDAARRSDQRLVRSERDLVGAVLEGNDVMGERRYAVVEGRRRALSVDMVRLPSAQVAGMALDVTETAQAEAQIRLDADANADLLDKVEVAVALFGSDRRLAFSNRKFSQMWGLPEAWLETHPAIEDIFDRLREVRRLPEQRDFQNWKKEHLKLFETDDGQLDEAWHVPGGVSVRVRAYPYLLGGVYYIFEDVSEALRLSTSLHMLTATQRATLDTIEDGMAVFGPDGRLKMHNAAFARLWHLDESDLQAEPHLTTLSALCLTRFGRDGIWSAVQSGVVSNEPARYGDWGRLARADGRILSLSLTRLPLGSTLVSFEDRTDLERFEAAIASDVAVA
- a CDS encoding cyclic nucleotide-binding domain-containing protein, with the translated sequence MSLNAAHEQPRSIVLPHSAVAIAAAPPVAPTTLHEHLVLLRDAGARLKLSRNEMIFQEGDPAQHIYRIVSGTIRLCRHTPDGRRHIAEFALAGDLFGVLGGQQQAFTAEAVGDAVLVAYSRTQLDRVAECDARFRANVLSHLSTDLLSAQLHTFILGCQSAKERVASFIVRFAERTGAIETGRLTLPMGRQDIADHLGLTIETVCRAITALKNDGVLLVPSVHELLLRNVEVLCSLAEGDSLH